The following is a genomic window from Nomia melanderi isolate GNS246 unplaced genomic scaffold, iyNomMela1 scaffold0566, whole genome shotgun sequence.
gagttgaatcagtcgatttctgaagaaattcgtaaatcgacgcgtcgcgagtattaacgagacctaaagttaaagctgggatttacaaccccagccgaggaatttaatccgcgttagtattcgtgtacgtgcgacgtcgcatttttcggtacctcgagccggatctactacgcaacatttgttgatccttcgagccggatctgtgacggtacatatttttggtccttcgagccggatgtaCTAGCCGGAGGTACATACTTTTGGTccctcgagccggatctactagcCGGAGTTTCACAAAACACATTTTTGGTCCCTCGAGTTGGATCCGCGTTTGTGAAAATACAGTGCATAAGTGGATCCAAGGGAAGCTGTCAACCGTCGGATTCGAGGTCTGACGGCGAGAATCCAGATTGGACGAACGACAGTAGTCAATCAGCCGAGCAGCAGGCCACAGAGCGAGGCACTACGAGTCCAATCTGTTGCGGGAAGTCTACGAACAAACACGTCCTCCGCATCAGTCAAGGTAGGCTCGTCAAGATTTACCGATCGAATCCTCTCGTGCGATATCCTTGATTGCACTTTCCCACGTCTCGACTTCTTACCATCGAAATGGCGAACGCGTCAACGAACGAGTCGAGTGCAAATCAAGCACAAACGGTCCGCCTACTAAAAAACGAACGCCGCATATTCAAGTCGCAAATTACGTCCCTTAACAACGCGCTAGAGACGTATCAAGATTCCGCGAAGGAGCGCGTAAAACTCCGTGAACGCGTCGAGAGACTGCGAAAGCTTTTCGAGAATTTCTACGAAATCCAAGACCAGCTGGGGCTCATCGAGGATTTCGAGCAAACGGAAGCGGAACGAGAAGCGGTTACAGAGCAGTACGATGACGTCATCGCGACGGCCATCACGATGCTACAAGACGCGGAGCAAGCAAACAGGCAACCACCAACGGCGACAAAAAGAGTGAACAATTCTCCCGCGCCCTCAACAACGTCGTCCGCGATCGGGGTCCATTTGCCAAAAATCGACCTACCGAGGTTCAATGGCCGTCTTGAAAAACGGGTCGCATTCAAAGACGATGAGGGCAACGCACATCCGGAAGCAGCAGGGATCATCAAACGAGATCCATACGTCGATGATCTCCTCACGGACGCCGACACAATGGAGGAAGCGAGGCACATCCAACATCAAATCGGCGAGCTTCTTCAACGGGGTGGATTGAACATTCGTCAATGGGCGTCGAACGAACCCGCCCTTCTTAAGGGACTCCGCGAAGACCAAATCCACCCGAAGATCCTCGGCGATTACACAACGATGAAGGCGTTGGGAATATCCTGGGACGCCAGGAACGATGCGATTCGTTATGCGGTCAAAATTCAAGTCGTTGGCAAGGTCAGCAAACGGACCATCTTGTCAACGATCGCCAAAATATTCGATCCATTAGTACTTCTTGGACCCGTCACCATCATCGCCAAGATTCTAATGCAACGTCTATGGCAATTGAAGATCGACTGGGACGAATCGCTTCCCACCAGCCTTAACACGGAGTGGACCACATACGCAGCGCAACTTCAAGAACTAAACGACATCGAGTTCAACCGCTGCGTGACCCTGAGGAACCACCAACGTCTCGAACTCCACGGATTCTGTGACTCCAGCGAACGCGCATACGGAGCCTGCGTGTACGTGCGTACGATAGACGATGTAGGACGCGTCGAAACACACCTGCTCTGCGCGAAATCCCGCGTTGCACCACTCACGACGGTTACGCTCGAACGTCTAGAGCTGTGCGGTGCCGTGCTTCTAGCGTCCTTAGTCACCTCCATCCAACGGACGATTTCGGTTAAGATCCATCAGACATTTTTGTGGACCGATTCCACAATAGTGTTGAATTGGATCAACACACAGCCCTGTATGTTAAAAACATTCGTGGCCAACCGCGTGGCCGACATACAGGGCAAAACCGAGATAAACACGTGGCGCCATGTCAAGTCGGAATACAATCCGGCCGACTTGATTTTAAGAAGACTAATGCCCGCACAGTTCGTCCGAAATTCATGGTGGCTCCACGGTCCGGACTGGCTCGCGACGGAGCAAGCAAGGTGGCCAATTTCGAGATACACGGTCTCGAGCGAGATACCCGAAACGAAAGGGGTGACATGTCTCGCGAACTCAATCAGTCGGAGTGAAGAGATTCTCACTCGATACCCGTGGATCAAAGGGCTCACGCGAATCGTCGCGTATTGCCTCCGTGTTCGTCATCGCACCGCTGGTCCGTTGACCGTCGAGGAAATTCATGAAGACGAATTCCGCATCGTAAAAATGGTCCAATCCACGGCTTTCGAAAAGGATATTAAGGACCTGGAATCCGGAAGGCTGCACCCCAAGAGCCAACTCCGATCCCTTACACCGTTTCTCGACGAAAAGGGATTATTGCGCGTCGGCGGACGTCTGCAAAGGTCCGAGTTACCTTTCGGAAGGAAACATCCAATCTTACTACCAAAGGGTCATCACGTGACGGACCTAATTATACGCGAGACGCATGTGCGATACCACCACGAAGGCATCACGGCAACGCTTTGCAACGTACGGCAAACGTATTGGCCC
Proteins encoded in this region:
- the LOC143176452 gene encoding uncharacterized protein LOC143176452, with the protein product MANASTNESSANQAQTVRLLKNERRIFKSQITSLNNALETYQDSAKERVKLRERVERLRKLFENFYEIQDQLGLIEDFEQTEAEREAVTEQYDDVIATAITMLQDAEQANRQPPTATKRVNNSPAPSTTSSAIGVHLPKIDLPRFNGRLEKRVAFKDDEGNAHPEAAGIIKRDPYVDDLLTDADTMEEARHIQHQIGELLQRGGLNIRQWASNEPALLKGLREDQIHPKILGDYTTMKALGISWDARNDAIRYAVKIQVVGKVSKRTILSTIAKIFDPLVLLGPVTIIAKILMQRLWQLKIDWDESLPTSLNTEWTTYAAQLQELNDIEFNRCVTLRNHQRLELHGFCDSSERAYGACVYVRTIDDVGRVETHLLCAKSRVAPLTTVTLERLELCGAVLLASLVTSIQRTISVKIHQTFLWTDSTIVLNWINTQPCMLKTFVANRVADIQGKTEINTWRHVKSEYNPADLILRRLMPAQFVRNSWWLHGPDWLATEQARWPISRYTVSSEIPETKGVTCLANSISRSEEILTRYPWIKGLTRIVAYCLRVRHRTAGPLTVEEIHEDEFRIVKMVQSTAFEKDIKDLESGRLHPKSQLRSLTPFLDEKGLLRVGGRLQRSELPFGRKHPILLPKGHHVTDLIIRETHVRYHHEGITATLCNVRQTYWPIDEKNTTRKIIRRCVRCFRLNPPAVDYIMGNLPATRVTAARPFYNCGVDYCGPFSVKERRFRNRTRVKVYVAVFTCFATKAVHLEVAGDLTTEGFIAALKRFIARRGLCRNIYSANVTNFVGADNELKAL